In one Bacillus sp. PK3_68 genomic region, the following are encoded:
- a CDS encoding PocR ligand-binding domain-containing protein: protein MMNVQEMIDIDFLQKVQDTFAKATGFAAVTVDFRGNPITKYSNFSPFCSLVRQDPRFVDSCLKCDAYGGLEAARREKPHVYHCHAGLVDFAVPIIVKGKLVGSMLAGQVTLHELDNGKLSSITNDRSSWEENEEIAREYANIPSKSYEKIYAAAEMMFYVINNMFEKDMRHYVKEEWNEKKHQMIDQLKVQANLEQELTEKHNQPSHSFIDPHFLFTAMNTLSCLAIIEKAPQTQDTILTLTAMMNYMLTTNESRFVPLGEEMDYIEQYVKLQNVRFKAELYVLMDIPEEHQSIFIPSFILYSIINQAIQHKIESKMGHGKIVIKGYVYGDDFIIEVSDHGMSFSKEQLADLYDVSHYGRNYILTAHPNPEGGTTVKVRIPNDGVEGSYRV from the coding sequence ATGATGAATGTGCAAGAAATGATTGATATTGATTTTTTGCAGAAGGTGCAGGATACATTTGCAAAAGCAACTGGGTTCGCTGCTGTAACGGTCGATTTTCGTGGAAATCCTATAACAAAATATAGTAATTTTTCTCCTTTTTGCAGTCTTGTCCGTCAAGACCCGCGGTTTGTGGATTCATGTCTGAAATGTGATGCTTATGGCGGATTAGAAGCGGCAAGAAGAGAGAAGCCTCATGTATATCATTGTCATGCCGGATTGGTTGATTTTGCTGTTCCTATTATTGTAAAGGGGAAGCTGGTAGGTTCTATGCTTGCGGGTCAGGTAACACTGCATGAACTTGATAATGGAAAGCTTTCTTCTATCACGAATGATCGTTCTTCCTGGGAGGAGAATGAGGAGATTGCAAGGGAGTATGCAAATATTCCGTCCAAATCCTATGAGAAAATCTATGCGGCAGCTGAGATGATGTTTTATGTTATCAACAACATGTTCGAAAAAGATATGAGGCATTATGTGAAGGAAGAATGGAATGAGAAAAAACATCAAATGATTGATCAGTTGAAAGTACAAGCAAATTTGGAACAAGAATTAACAGAAAAACACAATCAACCGTCCCATTCGTTTATAGACCCTCACTTTTTATTTACTGCTATGAATACACTGTCGTGTTTAGCCATTATAGAAAAGGCACCACAAACACAGGATACGATTTTAACCCTCACTGCTATGATGAACTATATGCTAACAACAAATGAGAGTCGTTTTGTCCCATTGGGGGAGGAAATGGATTATATTGAGCAATATGTAAAGCTGCAAAATGTAAGATTTAAAGCTGAGCTGTATGTTCTTATGGATATTCCTGAAGAGCATCAATCTATTTTTATCCCCTCCTTTATTCTCTACTCTATTATCAATCAGGCCATTCAACATAAAATAGAATCTAAAATGGGACATGGAAAGATTGTGATTAAGGGATATGTATATGGCGATGATTTCATTATAGAAGTTTCCGATCATGGGATGAGCTTCTCAAAAGAGCAATTAGCTGATCTTTACGACGTTTCACATTATGGAAGAAACTATATATTGACGGCTCATCCAAATCCGGAGGGAGGGACAACGGTTAAGGTAAGAATTCCAAATGATGGGGTGGAGGGTTCGTATCGTGTATAA
- a CDS encoding helix-turn-helix domain-containing protein, whose amino-acid sequence MYKVLLLDNEDLMRETLRCILDELEEITVIGEAASTDEALTWINVGDPDIIFLSIDNPKINIQNLCNYLKSDSRKHRVVLLMGIDSFSNRNKRVKIKADGFIRKPISKQHIIKSIGQHVPVHSSGRKSLEEMIDEFVSAVFQNDVRSIKNEWKNLEQLLISSCSHDVNSMGSIVETIVEKLEILSYKEGLFTGKEIKWKEKTRCVDKYTLESTMFDLLEELFAEMIEYKPTRKKKEIQSALHYIENNFHKGVTLEEVASHVHLSPFYLSKLFKKELNVNFVSYVTERKMERAKELLQSTDMPVLNIALELNYQEPNYFSKVFKKVTGMTPSDFRKTKEKRGNDALRKHHHIQNGKWYI is encoded by the coding sequence GTGTATAAAGTACTTCTCTTAGATAACGAAGACTTGATGAGAGAAACCTTAAGATGTATTTTGGATGAGTTAGAAGAGATAACCGTCATTGGTGAGGCGGCTTCAACCGACGAAGCTCTCACATGGATTAATGTTGGGGACCCTGATATTATTTTCCTTAGTATAGATAATCCCAAAATAAATATTCAGAATTTATGTAATTATTTGAAAAGTGACTCGCGTAAACATCGTGTAGTTCTACTAATGGGTATTGATTCTTTCAGTAACCGGAATAAGCGGGTAAAAATAAAAGCGGATGGCTTCATAAGAAAGCCTATCAGCAAACAACATATCATCAAAAGTATTGGTCAACATGTACCTGTACATAGCAGCGGCAGAAAGAGTTTAGAAGAGATGATCGATGAATTCGTATCAGCGGTTTTTCAAAACGATGTTAGAAGTATAAAGAATGAGTGGAAAAATCTGGAACAACTGCTTATTTCATCATGCAGCCACGATGTAAATAGTATGGGTTCGATTGTAGAAACAATAGTCGAGAAATTAGAAATTCTTTCTTATAAAGAAGGGTTATTCACTGGCAAAGAAATAAAATGGAAAGAAAAAACGAGATGCGTAGATAAATATACATTAGAAAGTACAATGTTCGATCTTCTGGAAGAGCTATTTGCCGAAATGATCGAATATAAGCCTACCCGCAAGAAGAAAGAGATTCAATCAGCCCTCCATTATATTGAAAATAACTTTCATAAGGGAGTGACACTAGAAGAGGTGGCTTCTCATGTTCACTTAAGTCCATTCTATCTCAGCAAGCTTTTTAAGAAGGAACTAAATGTGAACTTTGTGAGTTACGTAACGGAGAGGAAAATGGAGAGGGCGAAAGAACTTCTCCAATCGACGGATATGCCGGTTTTAAATATTGCATTAGAACTAAACTATCAAGAGCCTAATTATTTTAGCAAGGTATTTAAAAAAGTAACAGGTATGACCCCATCAGATTTTAGGAAGACAAAGGAAAAAAGAGGAAATGACGCATTAAGAAAGCACCACCATATTCAAAATGGAAAATGGTATATATAA
- the pduA gene encoding propanediol utilization microcompartment protein PduA: MLKEALGMVETRGLISAIEAADAMVKSANVTLMGYQKIGSGLITVMVRGDVGAIKAATDAGAAAAEKVGEVISVHVIPRPHTEIEGILPKDEQERVEGKVK, from the coding sequence ATGCTTAAGGAAGCATTAGGAATGGTGGAAACAAGAGGTTTGATTAGCGCAATTGAAGCGGCAGATGCAATGGTTAAATCAGCAAACGTTACGCTGATGGGCTATCAAAAAATTGGATCAGGTCTTATTACTGTGATGGTTAGGGGCGATGTCGGAGCGATAAAGGCAGCAACGGATGCAGGGGCTGCTGCTGCAGAAAAAGTAGGTGAAGTCATATCTGTACACGTCATACCAAGACCGCATACAGAAATAGAAGGCATTTTACCTAAGGATGAACAAGAAAGAGTGGAGGGGAAGGTTAAGTGA
- the pduB gene encoding propanediol utilization microcompartment protein PduB, with amino-acid sequence MREQLIEKIMEEVIKKVDTPKADEARKKEEKKYSSLTEFVGTGIGDSIGLVIANVDNSIHEAMNLDKKYRSIGILGARTGAGPQIMAADEAVKATNTEILAVELARDTKGGAGHGSLIIFGAEDVADARRAVEVALKELDRTFGDVYANEAGHIELQYTARASYACETAFNAPVGKSFGLVVGAPAAIGIVLADTVVKAANVDVISYSSPAKGTSFTNEVILTFSGDSGAVRQALITAREAGVELLGTLGDTAVSTTVPYI; translated from the coding sequence ATGAGAGAGCAATTAATTGAAAAAATTATGGAAGAGGTAATAAAAAAGGTCGATACGCCAAAGGCAGATGAAGCGCGAAAAAAAGAAGAAAAGAAGTATAGCAGCTTAACTGAATTCGTTGGTACAGGCATCGGTGACTCTATTGGTTTGGTGATTGCGAATGTAGACAACAGCATTCATGAAGCGATGAATCTTGATAAGAAATACCGTTCGATTGGTATTTTAGGTGCTCGTACGGGAGCAGGTCCGCAAATTATGGCAGCGGATGAAGCGGTGAAAGCAACAAATACAGAAATTTTAGCGGTAGAACTGGCACGTGATACGAAGGGCGGGGCAGGTCATGGCAGCTTGATTATTTTTGGAGCGGAGGATGTAGCGGATGCACGTCGAGCGGTAGAAGTGGCCCTTAAAGAGCTGGACCGGACGTTTGGTGATGTGTATGCCAATGAAGCAGGCCACATTGAACTTCAATATACGGCACGTGCAAGCTATGCGTGTGAAACAGCATTTAATGCGCCAGTTGGCAAGTCCTTTGGATTGGTTGTTGGTGCGCCGGCTGCTATTGGGATTGTACTGGCAGATACAGTGGTGAAAGCGGCGAATGTGGATGTTATTAGCTACAGCTCTCCTGCTAAAGGGACGAGCTTTACCAATGAAGTGATTTTAACATTTAGCGGTGATTCAGGAGCCGTTCGTCAGGCATTAATTACCGCAAGAGAAGCAGGGGTTGAGTTGTTAGGAACACTTGGAGATACAGCTGTTTCTACGACAGTTCCCTATATTTGA
- a CDS encoding propanediol/glycerol family dehydratase large subunit has protein sequence MKSKRFEVLAARPVNQDGFVAEWPEVGLIAMDGPNDPKPSIKIENGQVIELDGKKREEFDFIDHFIANHSINIEKAEEAMAIDSLEISRMLVDIHVPREAIIPLTTAITPAKICEVVGRMNVVEMMMALQKMRARKTPSNQCHVTSVKDNPVQIAADAAEAAVRGFDEMETTVGILRYYPFNALSLLVGSQTGRGGILTQCSVEEATELQLGMRGLTSYAETVSVYGTEQVFIDGDDTPFSKAFLTSAYASRGLKMRFTSGTGSEVQMGYAEGKSMLYLEARCVFITKGAGAQGLQNGSISCIGVPGGVPSGIRAVLAENLFTTMLDMEVASGNDQTFSHSDIRRTARTLMQMLPGTDFIFSGYSSVPNYDNMFAGSNFDAEDFDDYNVLQRDLKVDGGLRPVTEEEVVAIRNKAAKALQAVFEELGLPAITDEEVEAATYAHGSKDMPERNVIEDLRAAENMMKQAVNGLDVVRALSKHGFEDVAQNLLNMLKQRVSGDYLHTSAIIDEDFNVISAVNDVNDYTGPGTGYRISDERWEEIKNIPRAISPEDVN, from the coding sequence ATGAAATCAAAACGTTTTGAAGTATTAGCAGCGCGACCAGTGAATCAAGACGGCTTCGTGGCCGAATGGCCGGAAGTAGGATTGATCGCTATGGATGGACCAAATGATCCCAAACCTAGCATCAAAATTGAAAATGGCCAAGTGATAGAACTAGACGGAAAAAAGCGTGAGGAATTTGACTTCATTGATCATTTCATCGCTAATCACAGCATTAATATCGAAAAAGCGGAAGAAGCTATGGCGATTGACTCTCTAGAGATTTCAAGAATGCTCGTAGACATTCATGTACCAAGAGAAGCTATCATTCCTTTGACTACAGCCATCACGCCGGCAAAAATCTGTGAAGTCGTTGGAAGAATGAATGTCGTTGAAATGATGATGGCTCTTCAAAAAATGAGGGCAAGAAAAACACCTTCAAACCAGTGCCATGTGACAAGTGTAAAAGACAATCCTGTCCAGATTGCGGCAGATGCGGCAGAGGCCGCAGTTAGAGGATTTGATGAAATGGAGACGACTGTTGGTATCCTTCGTTACTACCCATTTAATGCATTAAGCCTATTGGTTGGTTCCCAAACGGGGCGTGGCGGAATTTTAACTCAGTGTTCGGTAGAAGAAGCGACAGAGCTTCAGCTCGGAATGAGAGGATTAACTAGTTATGCAGAGACTGTATCTGTATATGGAACCGAGCAAGTATTCATAGACGGAGATGATACCCCATTTTCTAAAGCATTCCTTACCTCTGCTTATGCTTCCCGCGGGTTAAAAATGCGTTTCACTTCAGGCACAGGCTCGGAAGTACAGATGGGATATGCGGAAGGAAAGTCGATGCTTTATTTAGAAGCCCGCTGTGTTTTCATAACGAAAGGAGCAGGAGCTCAAGGTTTGCAAAATGGTTCAATCAGCTGTATTGGTGTTCCGGGAGGCGTGCCATCAGGTATACGGGCAGTATTAGCTGAAAATTTGTTTACGACCATGCTCGATATGGAAGTCGCTTCAGGAAACGACCAGACATTCTCCCACTCTGACATTAGAAGAACGGCTCGCACGCTGATGCAAATGCTTCCTGGCACGGACTTTATTTTTTCTGGCTATAGCTCCGTTCCGAACTACGACAATATGTTTGCGGGTTCCAATTTTGATGCGGAAGACTTTGATGATTACAACGTATTGCAACGCGATTTAAAAGTAGACGGCGGATTGCGCCCAGTTACCGAAGAGGAAGTCGTTGCTATTCGCAATAAAGCGGCGAAAGCTTTGCAGGCAGTGTTTGAAGAGTTGGGCCTCCCTGCTATTACTGATGAAGAAGTAGAAGCAGCCACTTATGCACATGGAAGTAAAGACATGCCGGAGCGCAATGTGATCGAAGATTTACGAGCTGCTGAAAATATGATGAAACAAGCCGTTAATGGACTTGATGTCGTAAGGGCGTTAAGCAAACACGGTTTCGAAGATGTGGCTCAAAATCTTTTAAATATGTTAAAGCAACGTGTATCCGGAGATTATTTGCATACATCAGCTATTATTGATGAAGACTTTAACGTTATCAGCGCGGTGAATGACGTCAACGATTATACGGGACCGGGAACAGGATACCGAATAAGTGACGAAAGATGGGAGGAAATCAAAAACATTCCTCGAGCCATCAGCCCGGAAGATGTGAATTAA
- a CDS encoding propanediol/glycerol family dehydratase medium subunit, translated as MAINEQIIREVIEEVLQSFNKEEKQKQKIEGEQELPVEQSDFQAAHLKELELIEKDVAVPGLRKDEVVIALTAAFGIHQTKSIVGIPHNELLREVIAGIEEEGLTARIVRVHRTSDVGFVAHEGAKLSGSGIGIGIQSKGTTVIHQKDLQPLNNLELFPQAPLLDLETFRLIGKNAAKYAKGESPNPVPTRNDQMARPKYQAIAALLHIKETQYVDPNKKPMELQVTFH; from the coding sequence ATGGCTATTAATGAACAGATCATCCGTGAAGTAATTGAAGAAGTATTACAGAGCTTCAATAAGGAAGAGAAACAAAAGCAAAAGATAGAAGGCGAGCAAGAGCTTCCTGTTGAACAGTCAGACTTCCAAGCGGCCCATTTGAAGGAATTAGAGCTGATCGAAAAAGATGTAGCTGTACCAGGACTAAGAAAAGATGAAGTAGTCATTGCTCTTACGGCAGCTTTCGGCATCCATCAAACAAAAAGCATCGTAGGCATTCCACATAATGAATTGTTAAGAGAAGTGATTGCCGGCATAGAAGAAGAGGGGCTAACAGCTCGAATCGTTCGAGTCCATCGTACATCCGATGTCGGGTTTGTGGCACATGAGGGAGCTAAGCTAAGCGGATCTGGGATAGGCATCGGCATTCAATCAAAAGGAACAACAGTCATTCATCAAAAAGATCTTCAGCCATTAAATAATTTAGAACTGTTCCCCCAGGCACCTTTACTGGATTTAGAGACATTTCGTTTGATCGGAAAGAACGCTGCCAAATATGCGAAAGGAGAATCGCCAAATCCAGTACCCACAAGAAATGACCAAATGGCACGGCCGAAATATCAGGCTATTGCAGCATTGCTTCATATTAAAGAAACCCAATATGTTGATCCAAACAAAAAACCAATGGAATTACAAGTTACTTTTCATTAA
- a CDS encoding diol dehydratase small subunit — MNQQLIEQIVKEVMLSISEAKEMGEETAVAVAEPKPALESVSKEDYPLAKKRPELIKTPTGKTLDNITLQEVLGGAVKPEDVRISPETLELQAQVAESVGREPFARNLRRAAELITVPDDRILEIYNALRPYRSTKEELLAIADELEHQYSAKINAHLVRESAKVYELRDRLKKN; from the coding sequence ATGAACCAACAACTCATTGAGCAGATTGTCAAAGAAGTGATGTTGTCTATAAGCGAAGCAAAAGAAATGGGTGAAGAAACAGCGGTAGCTGTCGCTGAACCAAAACCAGCTTTGGAGTCCGTATCGAAAGAAGATTATCCATTAGCAAAGAAACGGCCGGAGCTGATTAAAACGCCAACAGGAAAAACATTAGATAATATTACGCTGCAAGAGGTTCTTGGTGGAGCTGTAAAACCAGAAGATGTACGGATTTCCCCTGAAACATTAGAATTGCAAGCCCAGGTGGCAGAGTCTGTAGGGAGAGAGCCGTTTGCGCGGAACCTTCGCAGGGCAGCTGAGCTAATCACTGTTCCAGATGATAGAATCCTAGAGATTTATAATGCTTTACGGCCATATCGTTCAACGAAGGAGGAGCTCTTAGCTATCGCAGATGAACTGGAACATCAGTATAGCGCAAAAATAAATGCACATTTAGTTCGGGAGTCTGCAAAAGTATATGAATTGCGAGACAGATTGAAAAAGAATTAA
- a CDS encoding diol dehydratase reactivase subunit alpha: MKLVAGVDIGNATTEVAIAAVTDDHQVTVLTSGFVKTTGIKGTRQNIHGVLDTMRNTLSEIDRTIADLNLIRINEAAPVIGDVAMETITETIITESTMIGHNPSTPGGIGTGIGKTININRLEYASTEEDWIVLIGREVDFEAAATKINEAVAKRIRITGAIAQKDDGVLISNRIKKKIPIIDEVTLIEKIPLGMKAAIEVAPPGGVVEMLSNPYGIATVFELTGEETKLIVPIARALIGNRSAVVIKTPKGDVQARSIPAGKLHILGKRNATVDVDEGAERMMSVLTASAPIENIKGEPGTNAGGMLERVRQVMSELTAQPPHSIKIQDLLAVNTFNPQKVKGGLAEEFSMENAVGIAAMVKADKLQMQMIAEELRSKVDIEVEVGGVEADMAIRGALSTPGTNIPVAIVDMGAGSTDASMMTSTGHVTSIHLAGAGDMVTMLINSELGLDDMDLAEDIKKCPLAKVESLFHIRHEDGTVQFFEEPLEPHVFARVVILKDGYMVPLPGQHSIEEIRTVRRGAKEKVFVTNALRALSMISPTGSIRDMEFVVLVGGSALDFEVPQLVTDALSQYGVVAGRGNIRGTEGPRNAVATGLVLALGEGRIVQWAQM, encoded by the coding sequence ATGAAACTGGTTGCAGGCGTGGATATTGGAAATGCCACTACAGAGGTAGCGATTGCGGCTGTAACGGATGATCATCAAGTAACGGTTCTAACAAGCGGATTTGTAAAAACAACTGGGATCAAGGGAACACGCCAGAACATTCATGGTGTTCTTGATACAATGAGAAACACTCTTTCTGAGATTGATCGAACAATAGCTGATTTAAATCTTATTCGTATCAATGAAGCAGCTCCTGTTATCGGGGACGTGGCGATGGAAACCATTACGGAAACGATCATCACTGAGTCAACGATGATCGGCCATAATCCTTCTACACCTGGAGGGATAGGAACAGGTATCGGAAAAACGATTAATATTAATCGATTAGAGTATGCAAGTACAGAAGAAGACTGGATCGTTTTAATCGGAAGGGAAGTCGATTTCGAAGCAGCGGCTACCAAAATCAATGAAGCGGTAGCAAAAAGAATTCGTATTACAGGAGCCATTGCGCAAAAAGATGATGGTGTACTCATTAGTAACAGAATCAAAAAGAAAATTCCCATTATTGACGAAGTGACGCTGATAGAAAAAATACCGCTCGGCATGAAAGCGGCTATTGAAGTAGCTCCGCCTGGGGGTGTCGTTGAAATGTTATCTAATCCATATGGCATAGCCACAGTATTTGAATTAACCGGGGAAGAAACAAAGCTGATTGTGCCAATTGCCCGGGCGCTGATCGGCAACCGCTCTGCGGTAGTCATAAAAACGCCAAAAGGAGATGTACAAGCAAGAAGCATTCCCGCTGGAAAACTTCATATTTTAGGGAAAAGGAATGCAACAGTCGATGTAGATGAAGGAGCTGAACGAATGATGTCCGTATTAACGGCATCTGCACCGATCGAAAATATTAAAGGCGAGCCGGGCACGAATGCGGGTGGAATGCTGGAGCGTGTAAGGCAAGTCATGTCAGAGTTAACGGCACAGCCTCCTCATTCTATTAAAATTCAAGATTTGTTAGCAGTAAATACTTTTAACCCGCAAAAGGTGAAGGGAGGGCTGGCGGAGGAGTTTTCAATGGAGAATGCTGTTGGAATAGCGGCAATGGTAAAAGCCGATAAATTACAAATGCAAATGATCGCTGAAGAACTTCGCTCAAAGGTTGATATTGAAGTAGAAGTTGGTGGTGTCGAAGCAGATATGGCCATCCGCGGGGCTCTTTCCACCCCAGGTACAAATATTCCTGTGGCCATTGTCGATATGGGAGCTGGTTCAACAGATGCCTCTATGATGACGAGCACAGGACATGTTACATCCATCCATCTAGCCGGAGCAGGTGATATGGTTACAATGCTGATTAATTCTGAGCTAGGGCTCGATGACATGGATTTAGCAGAGGACATCAAAAAATGTCCTTTAGCGAAAGTCGAGAGCCTATTCCATATACGTCATGAAGATGGAACTGTACAGTTTTTCGAAGAGCCATTAGAGCCGCACGTATTTGCCAGGGTGGTCATCTTAAAAGATGGCTACATGGTTCCTCTTCCAGGCCAGCATTCTATTGAAGAAATTAGAACGGTTCGACGAGGGGCAAAAGAGAAAGTGTTTGTTACAAATGCTCTTAGAGCGTTGAGCATGATCTCCCCCACTGGAAGTATCCGAGACATGGAGTTTGTTGTATTAGTTGGTGGATCTGCATTGGATTTTGAAGTCCCTCAATTAGTTACCGATGCTTTATCACAATATGGAGTAGTGGCAGGAAGAGGAAATATAAGAGGGACAGAGGGGCCGCGAAACGCTGTAGCTACGGGATTAGTATTAGCTCTCGGTGAAGGGAGAATTGTTCAGTGGGCGCAAATGTGA
- a CDS encoding glycerol dehydratase reactivase beta/small subunit family protein, whose amino-acid sequence MGANVNKGEEVPAIHVYYRPLQNGSWLFHSLLHGIEEEGVPIFLKESRESSALELGYRAALDSSLGVGIGIGIGADDCIILHYSKLLKDRPLFQIHQKETHKQRILGANAARLVKGIPFKIFAEEAEHTTASEELPSKEDIAAIVEIVIKKLKERVGKEGIG is encoded by the coding sequence GTGGGCGCAAATGTGAACAAGGGTGAGGAGGTGCCGGCCATCCATGTATATTACCGTCCATTGCAGAACGGCAGTTGGCTTTTTCATTCATTGCTCCATGGAATAGAAGAGGAGGGAGTGCCCATCTTTTTGAAAGAGAGCCGTGAAAGCTCGGCTTTGGAATTAGGCTACCGGGCAGCTTTGGATTCCAGCTTAGGTGTCGGTATCGGTATCGGTATCGGTGCAGATGATTGCATTATTCTTCATTATTCAAAGCTACTCAAAGATCGCCCTCTATTCCAAATTCATCAAAAAGAGACACATAAACAGCGGATACTCGGGGCTAACGCGGCAAGGTTAGTAAAGGGGATTCCATTCAAAATATTTGCTGAAGAGGCGGAGCATACCACCGCTTCTGAGGAATTGCCATCAAAAGAGGACATAGCTGCTATTGTGGAGATTGTAATCAAGAAACTAAAAGAAAGAGTTGGGAAGGAGGGGATTGGATGA
- a CDS encoding BMC domain-containing protein, with product MSNALGMIETKGLVGAIEAADAMTKAANVTLIGYEKIGSGLITVMVRGDVGAVKAAVDAGAAASEKVGEVVSVHVIPRPHMDVEVMLPRNPVNV from the coding sequence ATGAGCAATGCATTAGGAATGATTGAAACAAAAGGCTTGGTTGGGGCAATTGAGGCAGCGGATGCTATGACAAAGGCAGCAAATGTTACACTAATCGGCTATGAAAAGATTGGCTCAGGCTTGATTACTGTTATGGTGCGAGGGGACGTTGGTGCAGTGAAGGCTGCAGTAGACGCTGGGGCCGCAGCAAGTGAAAAGGTTGGGGAGGTTGTTTCCGTTCATGTAATCCCAAGGCCGCATATGGATGTAGAAGTCATGCTGCCTCGTAACCCTGTTAATGTCTAA
- a CDS encoding phosphate propanoyltransferase produces the protein MEFDQVTQERIIKEVVKRLQTLEEEPYVPIGVSNRHIHLCQKDLTLLFGEGFQLTPMKDLRQPGQFAANETLTLIGTKGEITGVRILGPLRDHTQVEISRTDCFKLGTVAPVRESGKVTGTPGIILKGPRGTVELKEGVIVAHRHIHVPPGFAEKFKLNDQDRVEVEVGRERKTVYSNVLIRVSAQYELEMHVDTDEANAAGVKTGDLGKIRKGQED, from the coding sequence ATGGAATTCGATCAAGTAACGCAGGAAAGGATTATCAAGGAAGTAGTTAAGAGATTGCAAACGTTAGAGGAGGAACCTTATGTACCTATCGGGGTTTCTAACCGACATATCCATTTATGCCAAAAAGATTTAACCCTCTTGTTTGGAGAAGGTTTTCAGCTCACCCCAATGAAAGATCTAAGGCAGCCTGGACAATTTGCTGCAAATGAAACGCTGACTCTTATTGGAACTAAAGGAGAAATTACGGGTGTAAGAATCTTGGGACCGCTTAGGGATCACACTCAGGTGGAAATCTCCAGGACCGATTGTTTTAAGCTAGGAACAGTAGCACCTGTAAGAGAATCCGGAAAAGTAACAGGTACGCCGGGAATTATTTTAAAAGGGCCAAGAGGCACGGTTGAATTAAAAGAGGGCGTTATCGTAGCCCACCGGCATATCCACGTACCTCCAGGGTTTGCAGAAAAGTTTAAATTAAACGATCAAGATAGAGTGGAAGTAGAGGTTGGAAGGGAACGAAAGACGGTCTATAGCAATGTTCTTATTCGTGTGTCAGCCCAGTATGAACTAGAAATGCATGTAGATACAGATGAAGCGAATGCCGCTGGAGTCAAAACAGGGGATCTCGGGAAAATCCGGAAAGGCCAAGAAGACTGA
- the eutJ gene encoding ethanolamine utilization protein EutJ, giving the protein MSIDLIKVNDYIDTFVRLIDEQRVNTYKGKLKVGVDLGTANIVLAVVDESGQAVAGALQPSSVVRDGLIVDYVGAVAIVKTLKEQVEGLLGTTLTYAATAVPPGTIDGNRKAFSNVVESAGMDVSNIVDEPTAAATVLGLSDGIVVDVGGGTTGISILKNGTVTYTADEPTGGTHMSLVIAGNYHISFKEADELKKDPARQREIFPIVRPVIEKMASIVKRHISGMESTDIYIVGGASCFDEFEEVFHEEIGMRSIKPAHPLFITPLGIALNGMK; this is encoded by the coding sequence ATGTCTATAGATTTGATAAAGGTTAATGACTATATAGATACTTTTGTTAGGTTAATAGATGAACAGAGAGTCAATACGTATAAAGGGAAACTAAAAGTGGGTGTCGATCTTGGAACAGCTAATATTGTACTGGCTGTTGTGGATGAGAGTGGTCAAGCGGTTGCCGGTGCTCTTCAACCGTCTTCTGTCGTAAGGGACGGACTGATCGTCGATTATGTGGGGGCTGTGGCAATTGTCAAGACGCTCAAGGAACAGGTTGAGGGATTGCTTGGAACAACATTAACCTATGCAGCGACAGCTGTGCCGCCCGGTACCATTGATGGCAACAGGAAAGCTTTTTCAAATGTTGTCGAATCAGCCGGCATGGATGTCAGTAATATTGTCGATGAACCTACTGCTGCGGCAACGGTATTAGGTCTTTCTGACGGAATCGTTGTTGATGTCGGCGGCGGCACGACAGGGATTAGCATTCTTAAAAATGGAACAGTCACCTATACAGCAGATGAACCAACCGGTGGAACCCATATGAGCCTTGTTATTGCTGGAAACTATCATATTTCTTTCAAAGAAGCTGACGAGCTAAAAAAAGATCCTGCCAGACAAAGAGAGATTTTCCCAATTGTTCGGCCTGTGATCGAAAAAATGGCGTCCATCGTAAAAAGGCATATCAGTGGTATGGAATCAACTGATATTTATATAGTGGGTGGAGCTAGCTGTTTTGATGAGTTTGAGGAAGTGTTCCATGAGGAGATTGGCATGAGAAGCATTAAGCCAGCTCATCCTCTTTTCATCACTCCATTAGGCATTGCGTTAAATGGTATGAAATGA